The genomic interval GCGGTACGTGGTCTCGGCATACAGCGCAAGCGGACCCACGGGCACGGTAATCCCAGCGGCAGAGAGATACCCCCGATTGACCGTCTCGCCATAAGCACCAACACTGCCAAAAACGCGCTGCGGATGGTATTCCGGTATCTTCTGTTTCACCACATTGATAACCCCGCCAATAGCCGATGCCGTGTGAAGCAGGATGCGCGGTCCCCGAATAATTTCGAGACGTTCTGAATTAAAAGGCTCAAGCGTAACCGCGTGATCAGCAGAAGTAGCGGATAAATCCCGAGTCTCGATACCATCTATATTGATCTGCACGCGATCGCCACTGAGACCGCGTATAACCGGGCGAGCAGGTGCAGGTCCCATGCTGCGAATGGCAACGCCGATTTCGTTTTTCATCGTCTCTGCAAGCGTGAGACTGTACTTCTTCTGAAGCTCATCTCCAGAAAGCACGCCAGTCGCTTCGTACAATTCTTCAAAGCGCGTCTCTGCACTTTGGGCGACCACCTCAATGGTATCCGCAACAATTTCCCGGGCAACCATTTCGATGTACAGAATGGGCAATTTCTCACCTGAAACCCTTATTTCCCGACTCACCAATCCATACCCGACACGAAAAAAAGACAGACGATAAACACCCTGCGACAGACGCAAGAGAAAACGGCCCCGTTCATCGGTTATTGTACCCACCGCGTCATCATCGAGTATGATATCGACATTGTCAATTGTGCGTTGGGTCTTGTGATCAAAAACATATCCCTCGAGCAAACGCGTATCATCCGACGCGCTGATCGCGGAAAAGCAGACCACAAAAACGAGAATGAAGGCTGTAAATCTCAAAACATACCTCCTATAAAAAGCCCTCACCCTGTATTTGAAAGACCGGGTGAGGGCAAAGCAGTTACTAATCAACATGCACGGGAATGGGAATGGTGCGAAAATCCACATGATCGTCGTGCGTGACCTGGAGTTCAATCGTAGTTTCGCCTACCTTGAGACCACGCAGGTGAAAATCAAACTTGCCGACATCGTCGGCATCCTGAACAACTTCCAAAACTGTGGGATCGGCAATCGCCCATGTAAATTTGAAATCCGGATCATCTGGCGGGTCAATCTCGTCGCCATGGTCATCCAGAAAACGGATGCTCCAGTGCGGTGTTTCCTCATTGAGGGGTGCGTCGAGATGATCTTTCCGGCCACCGCTGGCATCAATCTGCCCTTGATAATAGCGGAAAAAACGATTGCCCGAATCTATAATAACCAGACCCTCGGGTTCGAAATGCTCTTCCTGGTGATACGTCGGTCCGTCACTACCACCGCCGATCACCACGACAGCCAGAACTGCCACAGCGGCAAAGGTGCGTTGAAAAGATTTTCTTGCAAAAAACATGATAGTCTCCTGAATATTACGCGAAAGAATAAAACTTGTACAGATTTAATTGTAAAGTAGATATAGCTATTGCGATAGAACGGCAACCATCTATCTACGTGCGGACCACAGACAGTTGGTACACCATTTAATTCAGGAAACTACTGGAGGGGATCGGCTCTGAGGTGAAAGGGAAAACTGGCGGGATAAAAATGTGGGGTGCGGCAGAGCGAAAAAACAACAGGCGTATAATGCACTCAAAATGACTATGGCACTGATAAGACCACTAAAGCTATAAACCCAATGACAAACGAGGCAATGGGTTTCATGTTCAATATGCTCAACCACATGCCCAAAGGCAAGGGAAAACGCACCGACGAGCAATATGGCGATCAGCGTTTTAACGAACGGATGTCTGGTGTAGAGATTCATTTTTAATACTATATGGGGCTACCGCGAGCAAAAATAGTTGTCTATCAGTGCGTCTATTTGTCCCCTGCGGAATGCGCTCGCAATTGTCTAATCGATTGCAATCGCAAAAGCAGCTTTTCGAGATTTGATTTTAGTTCTTTTTGGATCTCGACCATTTGCTCGGGCGTCACCTGTAGATCTTCTTTTTCGTGATGGTGTTCATGCCCGTGATCATGCCCGTGATCATGGGCCTCTGCCGAGTCATCTCCCGGCACTTCAACCACACTTTTTTCCCACAATTCAAAGTCTTTTTCGATAACCTGAAGACTATCGCGTATTTCCACAGCATGATGTGAAAGTGACTTTAGACTATCCAGTTGATTCTCAAATTGCTTTTCAATTTCCATCATCGCCCTGTGAATATCCGTCGCCTGTTGCAAGTGGTGTGCATCTTCTTTATTTTCTCCCTGGCAAGAAACAAAGAACGCAAACACTATAACACTTATCACTTTGAGCCGCATTGGATTTTGTCTCTCCATATTTTACGTCTCCTTTCACATGTTTATCCTATTTTTCACAATCATCTTTGCGACATAAATGATGATTTCGAATATGACCTGAGATCAAAAATCCCGACCCTAAAACGGTCCCCGCCCGTTCCCCTATTTCCCCAAAAAGATCATGGCCAACCATAACCATTACGACGAGAAGGGACAGCCCGAGGATACCGAAACCAATGACAAATTGATCTTTATGACGGCGACACCCCAATCCAAGAGCAAGAATGCTGGTAGGCAGAATCAGCCACATCAAAAGCCCATGAAAATGTTCATCGCCAACAAATGTAGTTGCCAACAACGGAAACGCAATAAGTGCAACAGGCAATGTCAAACAATGGATCGCACACATTGTTGAAAGAACAATGGCGATTTTGTCACCTGCGGTTTGATAGCTCAAACGCGCCATTTATGATCTCCTTTTTATTTCTAATAACGACACACTTAATATGTATCACCAGGATTGTTTTTCATATTACGCGTCTCCACCACCTCGGCTTTGCTGATGCGAAAAAAGAGTTCGGAAGGATCTTTTTGCAACAATTCCAGACGACCTGTAACGGTAACGGGATAATAAGTAAAATCAATTGGTTTGCTCGGGTAAACATCTACAAGAGACTCAGGCCCACCTCCACCTGCACAAAATGAACATCCCCCAAGTGAATACGGAGTCAAAACAAAACGCGCCTGTTTTTTTTGAGCCGATAGCGGAATCATAAATCCGACAAGCTCGACGTATTTGCCATTCACTTTTTTTAACGTATCGGAAAAAATGGGTACAAAGGTCGGCGCATAAGGATCATAACTCACCGTCGCAAGGGTTTCCCAAAGCGAACCCTTCATCATCTGGGGCAACGGAGCCTCCTGAAGCTCTGGGCGATGGTCTAATGACGAGGGCGGTGTCTCACTGCCAGTATCTATTCTCAAAACCACAGCAAATAACAAAATAAACATTACCGTGCGTTGTATATTCATCACGATACCTCCACCAGTGTTTGTGCAACATCTGTCCGATAGACCTGAAGTGCAGGTATAAGAGCCGATACACTACCCAACACAAGCGCCAGACCAATGAGCCAGAATTCATCGGACAAAATAATCCATCCCGTCAAATTTATATGCTGTGCCTCGCGCACCCATGCGCCAATCACCTCAGTGCTGGCATGCCCAAGCACAAAACCCAATCCCGTGCCCATAAATGTAAGCAAAATCCCCTCCAAAAG from Gemmatimonadota bacterium carries:
- a CDS encoding DUF3299 domain-containing protein gives rise to the protein MNIQRTVMFILLFAVVLRIDTGSETPPSSLDHRPELQEAPLPQMMKGSLWETLATVSYDPYAPTFVPIFSDTLKKVNGKYVELVGFMIPLSAQKKQARFVLTPYSLGGCSFCAGGGGPESLVDVYPSKPIDFTYYPVTVTGRLELLQKDPSELFFRISKAEVVETRNMKNNPGDTY
- a CDS encoding MerC domain-containing protein; translation: MARLSYQTAGDKIAIVLSTMCAIHCLTLPVALIAFPLLATTFVGDEHFHGLLMWLILPTSILALGLGCRRHKDQFVIGFGILGLSLLVVMVMVGHDLFGEIGERAGTVLGSGFLISGHIRNHHLCRKDDCEK